DNA sequence from the Candidatus Polarisedimenticolia bacterium genome:
TCTCACGCCTTGGGCGGGTCGCGGTCTCCACGACGATCGCAGGCGCAAGCTGGCTGAATCTTAGCGGTGCAGCCGCTATCCTCGCGCCGGCTCCTTCGTCAGTGCCCGCGTTTCCACCTTCAATCAGCAACCGTGAGAAGAAAGTACCAAGGCTCATCCTCAGCCTGAGAAGCACGGACACCCGAATTTCCCTCCAACATCGATCGCACAGCTCCCACAGTTCTCACCGTTCGCACAGTTCGCATTATTCTTCACGCTCGGCTCCATCTGGGCCCGCCCCGGCAACGTCGAGTGCTCCCCAAGCGGAGTCCAGTGAGCAGTACGTCATCATCACGATCTCTAAGATCGAATCCACTACGCGCATGATCTCGGGGCAGGACGAACTCAAGACACCGTTTCAGTTCGTCTACCGCGACTACACGAAAATCCCGGGTGCGCAGTCAGGCGAATTCCTCCAGCTCGATGCATGGCTCGAAAAGAACCCCAACCGTCTTCCCTTCGCGGTAGGCCAGAAGGTGCGCATCACGTGGAAAACATCCGACGACAAGACGAAACGAATCGCAGTGAAGGTGACGCCGTTCCCCTAGCAGTGGCCGGAGTAACACTTCACAAAGGCGAGGCCACTGGCTCCCAGGCAATCCTCGACGATCGCGTCGCCCTCGAGGTTGATGCCTCGATTTATAGCCAGGACGCCGTGCTCCGCGCGGCATATAAGTTCACGGACCGATGCTATGTTTTCATCGAGCACCCCGGCAATTTTGTCGTCGCTCTCACGCCCAAGGATACTCTCGCCTCCAGGGCACTCATCGGAGAGTTTTGCAACGAGCTTCTGGACCAGCAGGTGCGGGAATCTCTCTCCCGTGAGTTCGGCGACCTCCGCACCTTGATCGTCGCTCAGGCCTTCGCCGAGGGCAATCTCCTGGATAAGGAGCGCGATGAGGGAAACTATCAGGCAGATCCTCTCGGCATTGGCAAGCGTCGATAAAGGTGACGCGGGGACTCTATGGCTCTCCCACGCTCTCTACCCGCGTGAATGTGTTTCGACCTCAGTCAAAGCTTTCCGTGATTTCTGCTCGTTCGAGATCATCGATAGCCCGTCGGAGGTGACGCGGCTCGCGATCCGGGTG
Encoded proteins:
- the hxsD gene encoding His-Xaa-Ser system protein HxsD, producing the protein MENIRRQDETNRSEGDAVPLAVAGVTLHKGEATGSQAILDDRVALEVDASIYSQDAVLRAAYKFTDRCYVFIEHPGNFVVALTPKDTLASRALIGEFCNELLDQQVRESLSREFGDLRTLIVAQAFAEGNLLDKERDEGNYQADPLGIGKRR